From Terriglobia bacterium:
CGGATCCTGCCACACCGCTATCCGTTCCTGCTGATTGACCGCGTGGTGGAACTGACGCGGCGGCAGCGCATTGTTGCGCTCAAGAACGTAACCGTGAACGAGCCGTACTTCCAGGGCCATTTTCCCGGATTTCCCATCATGCCTGGGGTGTTGATGGTGGAAGCGATCGCGCAGGCAGGAGGCGCGCTGCTGCTGACCGAAATCGAGGACCACGACCGGCATCTGATGGTTTTCTCCGGCATCGAGCGCGCGCGCTTCCGCCGTCCGGTGGTGCCGGGTGACCAGTTGCGCATCGAGGTGACGGTGCTGGCATGGCGGATGCACGCGGTGCGCATGGAGGGAAAGATTTTTGTCGGCGACAACCGGGTGTGTGAAGCCATCGTGAGCTGCCGGCTGGTGCCGCGTTCCGCCGCAGCGAACGCCGAGTCACCCGGCGGCGACAGTCAGGGCGAGTCGTGAACAACCCCACCTTGTCGCTCCAAAACCGGGAGCGACAAGGGCGGGGCAACCGCTCCGGCGCCGAACCTGGAATTCGAAACTGAAACTCGTTGATCCATCCCACCGCCATCATCGATCCCACAGCCAGGATTCCGGAGTCCTGCCGTATCGGACCGTACTGCGTTGTCGGAGCGAAGGTGGAGATGGGGGGAAATTGCGAGCTGGTGGCGCACGTCGTGCTGCATGGGCCGACACGCATGGGCCGGAACAACCGCATCTATCCGTTCGCGGCGGTGGGCATTGATCCCCAGGACATCAGCTACCGCGGCGAGGCAACGGGGCTGGAGATCGGCGACGACAATACCATCCGCGAGTACGTCACGATCAACCGCGGCACAATGAAAGGCGGTGGGGTTACGCGCATCGGCAGCGGCATTCTTATCATGGCGTACACGCATATCGGGCACGATTGCGTGATTGGCGACCACGCCATGCTGATCAACGCGGCCACGCTTGCGGGGCACGTCACGGTGGAAGAATGGGCGGTGGTGGGCGCGCTGTGTCCGGTGCACCAATTCGTGCGCATCGGCGCGCATAGCTACATTGGCGGCGGGACCACAATCACGCAGGACGTACTGCCGTTTTCCAAGACCAGTGCGGCGCGCGAGAATCGGGCGTACGGGCTGAACAGCGTGGGATTGAAGCGGCGTGGATTTAGCGACGAGCGGCTACGCAAACTGCATCACGCATACAAGATCCTGCTGGCGTCCAAGCTGAACACCTCGCAGGCGATCGAGAAGCTGCGCCGCGAGGGCAACCTGGGCGAAGACGTCGAGCTGCTGGTCCGGTTCATCGAGTCGTCGGACCGGGGAGTAATTAAGTGAAGCGGGCGCGGCGCGATGGAGTGCGGGTGCATGCAGCCGGACGTCCGACAGCCTCATTGCCACTGCAACAAGCGAAACGGCACGGTGGGCGATAGATAGCCATCTCCTCCCCGGGCGGGGTTCGGAATGCGCAGCAACGCGAATTGAGCCGCGAAGGTGATGGGGCCGAGAGCGTTTGCTGCTATAATAACGACGATGCGGCAAGGTCCGCGCCCGCAGTCCTGAAGACAGCCAACAAGCAGTGTCCGCAATGCGTCGGGGAGTGGCTCAGCCTGGTAGAGCACCTGGTTCGGGACCAGGGGGTCGGAGGTTCAAATCCTCTCTCCCCGACCAATCCTCAAAATTCGGTCGTAAGCTCCTGAAATTGTGAGGTCGAAAATTCCGCTCCGAACACGGCGGTTCTAAAATCGTCTGCTAGGGCCGACCAATCTCTTTTGGGGGTTTGCTTTTCAGGTCGGACGAGCACACCGATTCCCTCAATGAACTTCTCGTGTGGAAACCGGTG
This genomic window contains:
- the fabZ gene encoding 3-hydroxyacyl-ACP dehydratase FabZ, which produces MDTEATTEQKTTLDITEIQRILPHRYPFLLIDRVVELTRRQRIVALKNVTVNEPYFQGHFPGFPIMPGVLMVEAIAQAGGALLLTEIEDHDRHLMVFSGIERARFRRPVVPGDQLRIEVTVLAWRMHAVRMEGKIFVGDNRVCEAIVSCRLVPRSAAANAESPGGDSQGES
- the lpxA gene encoding acyl-ACP--UDP-N-acetylglucosamine O-acyltransferase — its product is MIHPTAIIDPTARIPESCRIGPYCVVGAKVEMGGNCELVAHVVLHGPTRMGRNNRIYPFAAVGIDPQDISYRGEATGLEIGDDNTIREYVTINRGTMKGGGVTRIGSGILIMAYTHIGHDCVIGDHAMLINAATLAGHVTVEEWAVVGALCPVHQFVRIGAHSYIGGGTTITQDVLPFSKTSAARENRAYGLNSVGLKRRGFSDERLRKLHHAYKILLASKLNTSQAIEKLRREGNLGEDVELLVRFIESSDRGVIK